From a region of the Entelurus aequoreus isolate RoL-2023_Sb linkage group LG27, RoL_Eaeq_v1.1, whole genome shotgun sequence genome:
- the tmem221 gene encoding transmembrane protein 221, producing MAISYSQRSLIVLSLLGILSAIMSVLSVILIFQLQPHHAAVKETTSSVIPDDVRAVLPPVSTVLSALSLTLNLSSVVVCLLHSYFSTEVCRGELDTERADWFLLDSRALRHVAVGLFCLGVCVYLAAMSIFMLLTFEAETGIASACVLASGILILLVLVIHSLVKVSQIAKRSRADHLETLFRNEHRRSNSPVSWPCELKIGVDKLRGPGRQSQLQHHISLTPSGSPRHQHYQQEYSPAAKESQGHLSNVDGYSSGGGGCPRSNRSLSTESALLQAQAKPWNGVNNEMRSVLARKSGITAKDSTLV from the exons ATGGCGATCTCCTACAGCCAGCGgtctcttattgttctgtctctACTTGGAATTCTATCGGCCATTATGTCCGTTTTGTCGGTCATTCTAATCTTCCAGCTGCAGCCTCACCACGCCGCCGTAAAGGAGACCACCTCCTCGGTTATACCCGATGACGTCCGCGCCGTCCTGCCGCCGGTGTCCACGGTTCTGTCGGCTCTGTCTCTCACCCTTAACCTGAGCTCCGTGGTGGTTTGTCTCCTACACAGCTACTTTTCCACCGAAGTGTGCCGAGGAGAGCTTGACACAGAGAG AGCAGATTGGTTTCTTTTGGACAGCAGAGCCCTGCGACATGTGGCAGTCGGACTGTTCTGCCTCGGAGTGTGTGTCTACTTGGCAG CTATGTCCATCTTTATGCTCCTAACATTTGAGGCGGAGACAGGTATTGCCAGCGCATGCGTCCTGGCCTCTGGGATCTTGATCCTGCTAGTATTAGTGATCCACTCTCTGGTTAAGGTCTCTCAAATAGCTAAACGCAGCCGTGCCGACCATCTCGAAACCCTCTTCCGGAATGAGCACCGACGCAGCAACAGTCCCGTCTCTTGGCCCTGCGAGCTGAAAATCGGAGTGGACAAACTTCGAGGGCCCGGCAGGCAGTCTCAACTCCAGCATCACATCTCGCTCACTCCGTCAGGCAGTCCCAGACACCAGCACTATCAGCAAGAGTACTCCCCTGCTGCTAAAGAGTCACAAGGCCATCTTAGCAACGTGGACGGCTACAGCAGCGGAGGTGGCGGCTGTCCTCGCTCAAACAGGTCCTTGTCTACGGAGTCCGCTTTACTACAGGCCCAGGCTAAACCCTGGAACGGCGTCAACAATGAGATGAGGAGCGTCCTGGCACGCAAGTCCGGGATTACGGCAAAAGACTCTACCCTTGTGTAA